A single window of Eucalyptus grandis isolate ANBG69807.140 chromosome 1, ASM1654582v1, whole genome shotgun sequence DNA harbors:
- the LOC104434750 gene encoding scarecrow-like transcription factor PAT1 codes for MQTSQKKSHLSMSNKICYQSALEIGTYCLPQFHTLDCYPSYCTLESSSASGGYAIYNPPSTISFSSDGSPVSLQDSVSYPPDALHSPDNTYASSISGSCVTDDANDFLHKLRELENVMLGPDSDISINNDRSFQKGIHVASPGSKLKDAIERKDLKRVLIASAKAVSENDLWTANWLMDELRGMVSVSGEPIQRLGAYMLEGLVARLASSGSSIYKALRCKEPESSELLSYMHILYEVCPYFKFGYMSANGAIADAMKNENRVHIIDFQIGQGSQWITLIQAFAARPGGPPHIRITGFDDSTSAYARGGGLEIVGKRLTKLAQLYKVPFEFHAALIPGSDLLLHHLDVRRGEALAVNFAFMLHHMPDESVSIQNHRDRLLRLVKSLSPKVVTLVEQESNTNTAAFLPRFIEAMDYYAAMFESIDVTLHREHKERINVEQHCLARDVVNIIACEGAERVERHELLGKWRLRFAMAGFTPFPLSSLVNGTIKTLLENYSHRYRLEERDGALYLGWMNRDLVASCAWK; via the coding sequence ATGCAAACATCACAGAAGAAGAGTCATTTAAGCATGTCGAACAAAATTTGTTATCAGTCTGCTCTTGAGATCGGCACCTATTGCTTGCCTCAGTTTCATACATTAGATTGTTACCCTTCCTACTGCACCCTTGAGTCATCCTCCGCTAGTGGAGGTTATGCTATATACAACCCACCATCAACCATCAGCTTCTCATCCGATGGGAGTCCCGTATCCTTGCAAGATTCTGTGTCTTATCCACCTGATGCGCTACACTCCCCAGATAATACCTACGCCTCCTCCATAAGTGGATCTTGTGTCACTGAcgatgcaaatgattttttgcACAAGCTGAGAGAATTGGAGAACGTAATGCTTGGACCTGATTCGGATATTTCCATTAACAATGACAGGAGTTTCCAGAAGGGGATCCATGTAGCTTCACCAGGGAGCAAACTAAAAGATGCAATAGAACGGAAGGATTTGAAACGAGTTCTCATTGCCTCTGCGAAGGCAGTTTCAGAAAATGATCTATGGACAGCGAACTGGTTGATGGATGAGTTGCGTGGAATGGTCTCAGTTTCTGGGGAACCGATCCAGCGGCTGGGAGCATATATGTTGGAAGGTCTCGTTGCACGTTTGGCCTCCTCAGGAAGCTCCATCTATAAAGCTCTGCGATGCAAAGAACCTGAAAGCTCAGAGCTCCTCTCCTACATGCACATTTTATATGAGGTCTGTCCATACTTCAAATTTGGATACATGTCAGCAAATGGGGCGATAGCCGACGCAATGAAGAATGAGAATAGAGTCCACATCATTGACTTCCAAATTGGTCAGGGCAGCCAGTGGATCACTTTAATCCAGGCATTTGCAGCAAGGCCTGGCGGGCCACCCCACATAAGAATAACTGGTTTTGATGATTCCACGTCAGCTTATGCCCGTGGAGGAGGATTGGAAATAGTGGGGAAGAGGCTTACTAAGCTTGCTCAGTTGTACAAAGTCCCATTCGAGTTCCATGCTGCATTGATACCAGGTTCGGATTTACTACTTCACCATCTTGATGTTAGGCGCGGGGAGGCTTTGGCCGTAAATTTCGCGTTTATGCTTCACCACATGCCTGATGAGAGTGTGAGCATTCAGAACCATCGGGACCGGCTCCTGAGGCTGGTCAAGAGCCTGTCACCGAAGGTGGTGACCCTAGTGGAGCAAGAATCTAACACGAATACTGCTGCCTTTTTGCCACGGTTCATTGAGGCGATGGACTATTATGCAGCCATGTTTGAGTCGATTGATGTGACTCTTCACAGAGAGCACAAGGAGAGGATTAATGTAGAGCAGCACTGCCTGGCAAGAGATGTTGTCAATATAATCGCATGCGAGGGGGCTGAGAGAGTCGAAAGGCACGAGCTTCTGGGGAAGTGGAGGTTGCGTTTTGCGATGGCAGGATTTACACCATTCCCTTTGAGTTCCCTAGTGAACGGCACCATCAAGACGCTGTTGGAGAATTACTCTCACAGATATAGGCTTGAGGAGAGAGATGGAGCTCTTTATTTGGGATGGATGAACCGGGACTTGGTAGCGTCCTGTGCATGGAAGTGA
- the LOC104434780 gene encoding LOW QUALITY PROTEIN: WRKY transcription factor WRKY24 (The sequence of the model RefSeq protein was modified relative to this genomic sequence to represent the inferred CDS: inserted 1 base in 1 codon) gives MAIEESAPNETGPEGVKPENSPQNGGDTPQPDQKSNSKESPGCGVGLQGVQSKEPLASELTPESVKHGSQSGQEGSTPSISYEKSSEDGYNWRKYGQKNVKGNEFVRSYYRCTHPNCPVKKQVERSRSGRITDNIYLGEHNHASPQKHLPVAVSFAVSIVEEKPEKPSPISTQDKSSEVKREASHQVDDKKPPQLSVPTPADVKPVVPAIVKVQDEIATDEDSPGSKRRKKDSCNPDIPSGDKPTTEARVIVHTVSEVDIVNDGYRWRKYGQKMVKGNPNPRSYYRCSSAGCPAKKHVERASHDTKLVMTTYEGQHDHSXPPSRTIMPNPGGFNGHATTQSGDVNIKSPDGETVSHSVGENASSASGSKSTDQSNGKAEETSGTGDEVGDRTVLNNDLGPEDRISDQKKTCRVLNQGTVILFISTLS, from the exons ATGGCTATTGAAGAAAGTGCACCAAATGAAACTGGTCCTGAAGGGGTGAAGCCTGAAAACAGCCCTCAAAATGGAGGTGATACACCTCAGCCtgatcaaaaatcaaattcaaaagaatcCCCTGGATGTGGTGTGGGGCTTCAAGGGGTACAGTCAAAGGAACCTTTAGCATCAGAGCTGACCCCTGAAAGTGTTAAGCATGGGTCACAATCTGGTCAAGAAGGCAGCACTCCCTCTATCAGTTATGAAAAGAGTTCAGAGGATGGATATAATTGGCGAAAATATGGCCAGAAAAATGTTAAAGGAAATGAATTTGTGCGTAGCTATTACAGATGCACGCATCCAAACTGCCCTGTGAAGAAACAAGTGGAGCGCTCGCGTAGTGGCCGGATTACCGATAACATCTACTTAGGCGAGCATAATCATGCTAGCCCACAGAAGCACCTACCAGTGGCTGTCAGCTTTGCCGTGTCTATAGTtgaggagaaaccagagaagCCTTCCCCAATAAGCACGCAAG ACAAATCATCAGAAGTGAAGAGGGAGGCATCCCATCAGGTCGACGACAAAAAACCTCCTCAGCTTTCGGTTCCCACTCCTGCTGATGTGAAACCTGTGGTACCAGCAATAGTCAAGGTACAGGATGAAATAGCTACTGATGAGGATTCTCCTGGTTCAAAAAGAAG GAAAAAGGACAGTTGCAACCCAGATATCCCTTCAGGGGATAAGCCTACCACTGAAGCACGCGTCATTGTTCACACTGTCAGTGAGGTTGATATTGTCAATGATGGGTACCGTTGGCGCAAATATGGCCAGAAAATGGTGAAAGGCAACCCTAATCCAAG GAGTTACTACAGATGTTCAAGCGCCGGATGTCCAGCTAAAAAGCATGTGGAGAGGGCGTCTCATGATACAAAGTTGGTCATGACCACTTATGAGGGTCAGCATGACCATT GTCCCCCTTCAAGGACAATCATGCCTAATCCTGGGGGATTCAATGGTCATGCAACCACCCAAAGTGGAGATGTGAACATCAAATCTCCGGATGGCGAGACCGTGTCTCACAGTGTTGGGGAGAATGCTAGTTCAGCTTCTGGGAGTAAGTCAACCGACCAATCCAATGGCAAGGCCGAAGAAACATCGGGAACTGGTGATGAAGTTGGGGATAGAACGGTATTAAATAATGATTTGGGTCCTGAGGATCGAATTAGCGACCAAAAGAAGACCTGTCGAGTACTAAATCAGGGGACCGTGATCCTGTTCATCTCGACTCTGTCGTGA